The Burkholderia mallei ATCC 23344 genome has a window encoding:
- the parA gene encoding ParA family partition ATPase, protein MAAEIIAVTQQKGGVGKSTIAMHLGAAFHEKGRRVLVIDADGQNTLVHWSSSSADSESGIPFPVVNLAEAGSQIHREIKKFINDYDIIIVDCPPSITEKVSGVVLLAATIAVIPTSSSPADYWSSVGLVKLIQQAQVMNEDLRAVFLLNKTEEKRMLTRELKRALEELGFPLLKTQIPTREAYKQAMALGQTVLQMNDRGAKLAAAEIRACADEIVAMLP, encoded by the coding sequence TTGGCAGCTGAAATCATTGCAGTCACTCAACAAAAGGGCGGTGTCGGCAAGAGCACCATTGCGATGCACCTCGGCGCCGCATTCCACGAAAAAGGGCGGCGCGTCCTGGTCATTGACGCCGACGGCCAAAACACCCTCGTTCACTGGTCCAGCTCCTCCGCCGATAGCGAGTCCGGCATCCCGTTTCCTGTCGTGAACCTTGCCGAAGCCGGCAGCCAAATCCACCGCGAGATCAAGAAGTTCATCAACGACTACGACATCATCATCGTCGATTGCCCGCCGTCGATTACAGAGAAAGTGTCCGGCGTCGTATTGCTTGCTGCGACGATTGCGGTGATCCCGACATCGTCGTCGCCGGCCGATTACTGGTCGAGCGTCGGCCTCGTCAAGCTGATTCAGCAAGCGCAGGTGATGAACGAAGATCTTCGCGCCGTGTTCCTGCTGAACAAGACCGAAGAGAAGCGGATGCTCACGCGTGAATTGAAACGCGCCCTCGAAGAACTCGGCTTCCCGCTTCTCAAGACGCAGATCCCCACACGCGAAGCCTATAAGCAAGCGATGGCGCTAGGCCAAACCGTCTTACAAATGAACGACCGCGGCGCAAAGCTCGCAGCGGCAGAAATTCGTGCATGCGCCGACGAGATCGTCGCGATGCTGCCCTGA
- a CDS encoding ParB/RepB/Spo0J family partition protein encodes MKPSQFAKGFQARPDITTSEKRTALDRLNAIDGLVKSEAAAPAAPPSKSSKKNLPVTIVETPPTADAADESSQYRSWRIDNRYQPGQVIELPLKAIKPSPFNPRHFYLKSSIAELAVNLAKQGQQQAIHVIPDYDNPGSYFVSDGGRRVRALKEANKESVKAIVVDLPIGIQSYKLGYDLNVQRDSQTVFDNAIVWKRFLEEKYFQSQKELAEHLGLDESTVAVALSIGKLPEAVMQEMVARPDRFGSNMAYQVGRYHAARGTDSTLRLINKILSDDLSTRQVADIVKGRATTQESPKPASRQRYAQRHEIKLNGVSVGDLKSYGEDRLELRLRGLTREKRDEILQQLERMLLSN; translated from the coding sequence ATGAAACCCTCCCAATTCGCCAAAGGCTTCCAAGCGCGCCCCGACATCACGACCAGCGAAAAGCGCACGGCGCTCGATCGGCTCAATGCGATCGACGGCCTCGTCAAATCCGAAGCCGCGGCGCCCGCCGCCCCCCCCAGCAAATCGTCGAAGAAGAACCTTCCCGTCACAATCGTCGAAACGCCGCCCACTGCGGACGCAGCCGACGAATCGAGCCAATATCGTTCGTGGCGAATCGACAATCGCTATCAGCCTGGCCAAGTGATCGAACTGCCGCTCAAGGCGATCAAGCCGAGCCCGTTCAACCCTCGGCACTTCTACCTGAAGTCGTCCATCGCGGAGCTGGCGGTCAATCTGGCGAAACAGGGCCAACAGCAAGCAATCCACGTCATTCCCGATTACGACAACCCGGGCTCGTACTTCGTCAGCGACGGCGGCCGCCGTGTCCGCGCACTGAAGGAAGCGAACAAGGAATCGGTCAAGGCAATCGTCGTCGATCTGCCGATCGGCATTCAGAGCTACAAGCTCGGCTACGACCTCAACGTCCAACGCGATTCGCAAACGGTCTTCGACAACGCGATCGTCTGGAAGCGCTTTCTCGAGGAAAAGTATTTTCAGAGCCAAAAGGAATTGGCCGAGCATCTCGGGCTCGACGAATCGACGGTTGCCGTTGCGCTGTCGATCGGCAAATTGCCCGAAGCCGTGATGCAGGAAATGGTTGCGCGCCCGGATCGCTTCGGCTCGAACATGGCATATCAGGTGGGCCGTTATCACGCGGCGCGCGGCACCGACTCGACGCTGCGCCTCATCAACAAGATCCTGTCCGACGACCTCAGCACCCGTCAGGTCGCCGATATCGTGAAGGGAAGGGCGACCACACAGGAAAGCCCGAAGCCCGCGAGCCGGCAGCGGTATGCGCAGCGGCACGAGATCAAGCTGAACGGCGTATCGGTCGGCGATCTGAAGTCGTATGGCGAGGATCGGCTGGAGCTACGGCTGCGCGGCCTGACGCGAGAAAAGCGGGACGAGATCCTGCAGCAGCTCGAGCGGATGCTGTTGTCGAACTGA
- a CDS encoding IS1182-like element ISBma2 family transposase yields the protein MLKTPMPTQHELEMVTLEELVPKDHLLRQIDAAVDFEFIRAKVAHLYCADNGRPALDPVVMFKLLFIGYLFGVRSERQLMREVQVNVAYRWFARFRLTDKVPDASTFSQNRRRRFTDTTVYQEIFDEIVRQAIKRGLVDGRVLYTDSTHLKANANKGKFDVVKLEQTPAAYTEALNAAVDADRAAHGRKPLDRDDDEPPSSKDTKLSRTDPDSGYMVRDDKPKGFFYLDHRTVDAKHAIITDTHVTPASVHDSQPYLDRLDRQRERFEFKVEAVGLDAGYFTPAVCQGLEERGIAGVMGYRTPNHKPGMFYKRQFKYDAYRNEYVCPQGQALPYSTTNRLGYREYKSNAQICGRCPVRSQCTNSAIAVKVVTRHVWERAKERVDARRLTEWGQRIYARRKQTVERSFADAKQLHGHRYARMRGLRKVAEQCLLAAAAQNIKKIAMLLARKRKKGPAGPDWRFVRMLLRLVSGLRCSFDYPLAANPQS from the coding sequence ATGCTGAAGACGCCCATGCCCACGCAGCACGAACTCGAGATGGTGACGCTCGAGGAACTCGTGCCGAAGGACCACCTGCTGCGCCAGATCGATGCGGCGGTGGATTTCGAGTTCATCCGCGCGAAGGTGGCGCATCTGTATTGCGCGGACAACGGGCGGCCGGCGCTCGATCCCGTGGTGATGTTCAAGCTGTTGTTCATCGGCTACCTGTTCGGGGTGCGCAGCGAGCGGCAACTGATGCGTGAGGTCCAGGTCAACGTCGCCTATCGCTGGTTCGCCCGGTTCCGGCTGACCGACAAGGTGCCGGATGCGTCAACGTTCTCGCAGAATCGCCGCCGACGCTTCACGGACACGACGGTGTATCAGGAGATCTTCGACGAGATCGTGCGGCAGGCGATCAAGCGCGGGCTGGTCGACGGTCGGGTGCTGTACACGGACAGCACGCACCTGAAGGCGAACGCGAACAAAGGCAAGTTCGATGTGGTGAAGCTGGAGCAGACGCCGGCCGCCTACACGGAGGCATTGAACGCGGCAGTGGATGCGGACCGGGCCGCGCATGGCAGGAAGCCGCTGGATCGCGACGACGATGAGCCGCCGTCTAGCAAGGACACCAAGCTCAGCCGGACCGATCCGGACAGCGGCTACATGGTGCGGGACGACAAGCCGAAGGGGTTCTTCTATCTGGACCACCGCACGGTGGATGCCAAGCACGCGATCATCACCGATACGCATGTGACGCCGGCCTCGGTGCATGACAGCCAGCCGTATCTGGATCGGCTGGATCGCCAGCGCGAGCGCTTTGAGTTCAAGGTCGAGGCGGTGGGGCTGGATGCGGGCTACTTCACGCCGGCGGTGTGCCAGGGGCTGGAGGAGCGAGGGATTGCCGGGGTGATGGGCTATCGCACGCCGAACCACAAGCCGGGCATGTTCTACAAACGGCAGTTCAAGTACGACGCGTATCGCAACGAATACGTGTGCCCGCAGGGGCAGGCCCTGCCGTACAGCACGACCAATCGGCTCGGCTATCGGGAATACAAATCCAATGCGCAGATCTGCGGGCGCTGCCCGGTACGATCGCAGTGCACGAACAGTGCGATCGCGGTGAAGGTGGTAACGCGCCACGTGTGGGAGCGCGCCAAGGAGCGGGTGGACGCGCGGCGCTTGACCGAATGGGGCCAACGCATTTACGCGCGGCGCAAGCAGACGGTGGAGCGCAGCTTCGCCGATGCCAAGCAGCTGCATGGGCACCGTTATGCCCGTATGCGTGGGCTACGCAAGGTGGCCGAGCAGTGCTTGCTGGCCGCGGCGGCACAGAACATCAAGAAGATTGCGATGCTGCTGGCGCGGAAGCGGAAAAAGGGGCCAGCGGGTCCCGATTGGCGCTTCGTGCGCATGCTGCTGCGTCTGGTGAGCGGTTTGCGCTGCAGCTTCGACTACCCGCTCGCGGCGAACCCGCAATCCTGA